A section of the Rhizobium sp. BG4 genome encodes:
- a CDS encoding vitamin B12-dependent ribonucleotide reductase yields MRIERRFTKAEQGAYGEIEFRKATSEIKNPDGSIVFRLENIDVPAQFSQVAADILAQKYFRKAGVPARLKKVEENDVPSFLWRSVADEAALKDLPKDQQYGSETDARQVFDRLAGTWTYWGWKGGYFSSEEDASAFKDELAYMLATQRVAPNSPQWFNTGMHWAYGIDGPGQGHYYVDPFTGKLTKSKSAYEHPQPHACFIQSVEDDLVNEGGIMDLWVREARLFKYGSGTGSNFSMLRGEGERLSGGGRSSGLMSFLKIGDRAAGAIKSGGTTRRAAKMVVVDIDHPDIEEYINWKVKEEQKVAALVTGSKVVAKHLKAIMKACVNCDGGDDGECFDPAKNPALKREIRAAKKDQVPENYIGRVIQFARQGYTDMEFKTYDTDWDSEAYLTVSGQNSNNSVSIKDDFLRAVENDGDWHLTARKDGKVMKTLKARDLWESISYAAWASADPGLHFNTTMNDWHTSPAGGQIRGSNPCSEYMFLDDTACNLASLNLLQFKDKATKRIDIADYEHAVRLWTVVLEVSVMMAQFPSKRIAELSYEYRTLGLGYANIGGLLMSSGIPYDSAEGRAIAGSLTAIMTGICYATSAEMASELGPFPNFAPNRESMLRVMRNHRRAAYGETSGYEALSVNPVALIHSENPDQDLAAHAKSAWDKAIELGEKHGYRNAQVSVIAPTGTIGLVMDCDTTGIEPDFALVKFKKLAGGGYFKIINRAVPDALRSLGYSEAQIAEIEAYAVGHGNLNQAPGVNPSTLKTKGFTDEKVEAVNAALKNAFDIKFVFNQWTLGTDFLKDTLKVSDEQLADMSFNLLDHMGFSKKDIEAANVHVCGAMTLEGAPFLKNEHLPVFDCANPCGKIGKRYLSVESHIRMMAAAQPFISGAISKTINMPNDATVEDCKSAYMLSWKLGLKANALYRDGSKLSQPLNASLIEDEADEDALEELLQQPVAAQAVTVTEKIIERVIERVTREREKLPNRRQGYTQKAAVGGHKVYLRTGEFGDGRLGEIFIDMHKEGAAFRAMMNNFAIAISLGLQYGVPLEEYVEAFTFTKFEPAGMVIGNDAIKNATSILDYVFRELAVSYLGRHDLAHVDTSDFSNTALGKGIQEGKTNLVSTGWTRGYKPTLVPGTGDRLVGEPKGASAATPVRASSAGTVTAFAGAAARKLEPATAVATSEIVAFKRDYEERAKELAEEIADEVNEELASEAQQQATALFSDKAAADAATAKTEAKKVEAERRARSIMQGYTGNMCSECQNFTMVRNGTCEKCDTCGATSGCS; encoded by the coding sequence ATGCGCATTGAACGGCGTTTCACGAAAGCGGAACAAGGTGCCTATGGGGAAATCGAATTCCGCAAGGCGACCAGCGAGATCAAGAACCCTGACGGTTCGATCGTCTTCCGCCTCGAGAACATCGACGTTCCCGCGCAGTTTTCGCAGGTCGCCGCCGACATCCTGGCGCAGAAGTATTTCCGCAAGGCCGGCGTTCCCGCACGCCTGAAGAAGGTCGAGGAAAACGACGTTCCGTCGTTCCTGTGGCGCTCGGTTGCCGATGAAGCAGCGCTGAAGGATCTGCCGAAGGATCAGCAGTACGGCTCGGAAACCGACGCCCGTCAGGTTTTCGACCGCCTGGCCGGCACCTGGACCTACTGGGGCTGGAAGGGTGGCTACTTCTCTTCGGAAGAAGATGCGTCGGCATTCAAGGACGAGCTCGCCTACATGCTCGCCACGCAGCGCGTTGCCCCGAACTCGCCGCAGTGGTTCAACACCGGCATGCATTGGGCATACGGCATCGACGGCCCGGGCCAGGGCCACTATTACGTCGATCCGTTCACCGGCAAGCTGACCAAGTCGAAGTCCGCCTACGAACATCCGCAGCCGCATGCCTGCTTCATCCAGTCGGTTGAAGACGACCTCGTCAACGAAGGCGGCATCATGGACCTCTGGGTGCGCGAAGCGCGCCTCTTCAAGTACGGCTCCGGCACCGGCTCCAACTTCTCCATGCTGCGCGGCGAAGGCGAAAGGCTTTCCGGCGGCGGCCGCTCCTCCGGCCTGATGAGCTTCCTGAAGATCGGCGACCGCGCTGCCGGCGCCATCAAATCGGGCGGCACGACCCGCCGTGCGGCCAAGATGGTCGTCGTCGACATCGACCATCCGGATATCGAGGAATACATCAACTGGAAGGTCAAGGAAGAGCAGAAGGTTGCCGCTCTGGTCACCGGTTCGAAGGTCGTCGCCAAGCATCTGAAGGCGATCATGAAGGCCTGCGTCAATTGCGACGGCGGCGATGACGGCGAGTGTTTCGACCCGGCCAAGAACCCGGCCCTGAAGCGCGAAATCCGCGCTGCCAAGAAGGACCAGGTTCCGGAAAACTATATCGGCCGCGTCATCCAGTTCGCCCGCCAGGGCTACACGGACATGGAATTCAAGACCTACGACACGGACTGGGATAGCGAAGCCTACCTGACCGTTTCGGGCCAGAACTCCAACAACTCAGTCTCGATCAAGGACGACTTCCTGCGCGCTGTCGAAAACGACGGCGACTGGCACCTGACCGCCCGCAAGGACGGCAAGGTCATGAAGACGCTGAAGGCCCGCGACCTCTGGGAGTCGATCTCCTACGCCGCCTGGGCATCGGCCGATCCGGGCCTGCACTTCAACACGACGATGAACGACTGGCACACCTCGCCGGCCGGCGGCCAGATCCGCGGCTCGAACCCGTGCTCGGAATACATGTTCCTCGACGACACCGCCTGCAACCTGGCTTCGCTGAACCTGCTGCAGTTCAAGGACAAGGCAACGAAGCGCATCGACATCGCCGATTACGAACATGCCGTCCGCCTCTGGACCGTCGTGCTCGAAGTTTCGGTCATGATGGCGCAGTTCCCGTCGAAGCGGATTGCCGAACTCTCCTACGAATACCGCACGCTCGGCCTCGGCTACGCCAATATCGGCGGCCTGCTGATGTCCTCCGGCATCCCCTATGACTCGGCAGAAGGCCGCGCCATTGCCGGCTCGCTGACCGCGATCATGACCGGCATCTGCTACGCAACCTCGGCTGAAATGGCCTCCGAGCTCGGCCCGTTCCCGAACTTTGCGCCAAACCGCGAGAGCATGCTGCGCGTCATGCGCAACCATCGCCGCGCCGCTTACGGCGAGACCTCCGGCTATGAGGCCCTGTCGGTCAACCCGGTCGCGCTGATCCATTCCGAAAACCCGGATCAGGACCTCGCCGCTCACGCCAAGAGCGCCTGGGACAAGGCGATCGAACTCGGCGAGAAGCATGGCTACCGCAACGCCCAGGTCTCGGTTATTGCCCCGACCGGCACGATCGGCCTGGTCATGGACTGCGACACGACCGGCATCGAGCCCGACTTCGCACTCGTCAAGTTCAAGAAGCTCGCCGGCGGCGGCTACTTCAAGATCATCAACCGCGCCGTTCCGGATGCGCTGCGTTCGCTCGGCTATTCCGAAGCGCAGATTGCCGAGATCGAGGCCTACGCTGTCGGCCACGGCAACCTGAACCAGGCGCCCGGCGTCAACCCCTCGACCCTGAAGACCAAGGGCTTCACCGACGAGAAGGTGGAAGCCGTCAACGCCGCGCTGAAGAACGCCTTCGACATCAAGTTCGTCTTCAACCAGTGGACGCTCGGCACCGACTTCCTCAAGGATACCCTGAAGGTCTCCGACGAGCAGCTCGCCGACATGAGCTTCAACCTGCTCGACCACATGGGCTTTTCGAAGAAGGACATCGAGGCCGCCAACGTTCACGTCTGCGGCGCCATGACCCTGGAAGGCGCACCCTTCCTGAAGAACGAGCATCTGCCGGTCTTCGATTGCGCCAACCCGTGCGGCAAGATCGGCAAGCGTTATCTCTCGGTCGAGAGCCATATCCGCATGATGGCGGCTGCGCAGCCGTTCATCTCGGGTGCGATCTCCAAGACGATCAACATGCCGAATGATGCCACCGTCGAGGATTGCAAGAGCGCTTACATGCTCTCCTGGAAGCTCGGCCTGAAGGCAAACGCCCTCTACCGTGACGGCTCCAAGCTGTCGCAGCCGCTGAACGCTTCGCTGATCGAAGACGAAGCCGATGAGGATGCACTCGAAGAGCTGCTGCAGCAGCCGGTCGCGGCCCAGGCCGTCACCGTCACCGAGAAGATCATCGAGCGTGTCATCGAACGCGTGACCCGCGAACGCGAGAAGCTGCCGAACCGCCGCCAGGGCTACACCCAGAAGGCAGCTGTCGGCGGACACAAGGTTTATCTGCGCACCGGCGAATTCGGTGACGGCCGCCTTGGCGAAATCTTCATCGACATGCACAAGGAAGGCGCTGCTTTCCGTGCGATGATGAACAACTTCGCGATCGCCATCTCGCTCGGCCTGCAGTACGGCGTGCCGCTCGAGGAATATGTCGAAGCCTTCACCTTCACCAAGTTCGAGCCGGCCGGCATGGTCATCGGCAACGACGCGATCAAGAATGCCACGTCGATCCTCGACTACGTGTTCCGCGAACTCGCCGTCTCCTATCTCGGCCGTCATGACCTGGCGCATGTCGATACGTCCGACTTCTCGAACACGGCACTCGGCAAGGGCATCCAGGAAGGCAAGACCAACCTCGTCTCGACCGGCTGGACCCGCGGCTACAAGCCGACGCTCGTTCCCGGCACCGGCGACCGCCTGGTCGGCGAACCGAAGGGCGCATCGGCAGCAACGCCTGTCCGCGCCTCCTCGGCCGGTACGGTCACCGCCTTTGCGGGCGCTGCTGCCCGCAAGCTGGAACCGGCAACCGCCGTCGCCACCTCCGAAATCGTCGCCTTCAAGCGCGATTACGAGGAGCGCGCCAAGGAACTGGCCGAGGAAATCGCCGACGAAGTGAACGAAGAGCTCGCTTCCGAAGCCCAGCAGCAGGCCACCGCTCTCTTCTCCGACAAGGCCGCCGCCGACGCTGCGACCGCCAAGACGGAAGCCAAGAAGGTAGAAGCCGAACGCCGCGCCCGCTCCATCATGCAGGGCTACACGGGCAACATGTGCTCCGAGTGCCAGAACTTCACGATGGTCCGCAACGGCACCTGCGAGAAGTGCGACACGTGCGGCGCGACCAGCGGCTGCAGCTGA
- a CDS encoding GIY-YIG nuclease family protein produces the protein MEVTVYILRCRDGSYYTGLTKQNIEARVWEHNARIYDGYTAKRLPVELVFTETYDRIIDAIARERQITGWSRRKKEALIALNYEALPGLSKRGPVSAK, from the coding sequence ATGGAAGTGACCGTCTACATCCTGCGATGCCGCGACGGGTCCTATTATACCGGGCTGACGAAGCAGAATATCGAAGCGCGCGTCTGGGAGCACAATGCCCGGATATACGATGGTTACACTGCCAAACGCCTGCCCGTCGAACTGGTCTTCACCGAGACCTACGACCGCATCATCGATGCCATCGCAAGGGAGCGGCAGATCACGGGCTGGTCGCGGCGCAAGAAGGAGGCGCTGATCGCCCTGAATTATGAGGCGTTGCCGGGTCTGTCGAAGCGTGGGCCGGTGTCGGCAAAATAA
- a CDS encoding carboxymuconolactone decarboxylase family protein, which produces MAFIHTPDASANDKTASMYAAAEASYGYLPNMYRAFGHRPEVMEHWGALLSSIRSHMTLRRYELVTLAAAKELKSSYCMLAHGSVLLREGFTNDGLAATADGGEKAPVDAGERAIMAFAAKVVRDATSITQQDVDALKKHGFSDAEIFDITAAAAVRCFFSKMLDGLGAAPDHAYAERLDPNLRKSLAIGRPIEGLV; this is translated from the coding sequence ATGGCCTTCATTCACACTCCCGATGCATCCGCAAATGACAAGACGGCATCGATGTATGCCGCGGCGGAGGCGAGTTACGGGTATCTGCCGAACATGTACCGCGCCTTCGGGCACCGGCCGGAGGTGATGGAGCATTGGGGTGCGCTGCTGTCGAGCATCCGCAGCCACATGACGCTCAGGCGCTACGAGCTGGTGACGCTGGCGGCCGCCAAGGAGTTGAAATCCTCCTATTGCATGTTGGCGCACGGTTCCGTGCTGCTGCGCGAAGGCTTTACCAATGATGGGCTCGCGGCAACCGCCGATGGCGGCGAGAAGGCGCCTGTCGATGCGGGTGAGCGGGCGATCATGGCGTTTGCCGCCAAGGTGGTGCGCGACGCCACCAGTATCACCCAGCAGGATGTCGATGCGCTGAAGAAGCACGGGTTCTCGGATGCAGAGATTTTCGACATCACGGCAGCGGCCGCCGTGCGCTGCTTCTTCTCGAAGATGCTGGATGGTCTCGGCGCTGCACCCGACCATGCCTATGCCGAGCGGCTCGATCCCAATCTGCGCAAATCGCTCGCCATCGGCCGGCCGATCGAGGGGCTCGTCTGA